The Coffea arabica cultivar ET-39 chromosome 8e, Coffea Arabica ET-39 HiFi, whole genome shotgun sequence genome window below encodes:
- the LOC113703906 gene encoding respiratory burst oxidase homolog protein A, whose product MRGFSKHERRWGSDSVPVDRAVSSSSSPGTDSAAASSVGTEEFVEVTLDLQDDDTIILRSVEPATVINVDNDVTVLTGGSLSGVETPVSGSASVSRSPTMKRSSSNRLLQFSQELKAEAKAKAKQFSQELKAELRRFSWSHGHASRTPAPSTGAGNSGLESALAARAMRRQRAQLDRTRSGAQKALRGLKFISNSKTNGVDAWNEVQENFYKLAKEGYLYRADFAQCIGMRDSKEFALELFDALSRRRRLKVEKISRDELFEYWSQITDQSFDSRLQIFFDMVDKNEDGRITEEEVKEIIMLSASANKLSRLKEQAEEYAALIMEELDPERLGYIELWQLETLLLQKDTYLSYSQALSYTSQALSQNLQGLRKKGPIRTMSTKLVYYVQENWRRIWVLTLWFVIMVGLFTWKFYQYKQKDAFKVMGYCLLTAKGAAETLKFNMALVLLPVCRNTITWLRSTRLGYLVPFDDNINFHKTIAAAIVIGVILHAGNHLACDFPRLINETDETYAHYFFNVFGQHKPQYLDLVRGVEGVTGILMVIFMAIAFTLATRWFRRSLVKLPKPFDRLTGFNAFWYSHHLFVVVYILLIIHGFFLYLVHKWYLKTTWMFLAVPVLLYAGERTLRSFRSGFYPVRLLKVAIYPGNVLTLQMSKPPQFRYKSGQYMFVQCPTVSPFEWHPFSITSAPGDDYLSIHIRQLGDWTQELKRVFSEACEPPMAGKSGLLRADETTKRSLPKLLIDGPYGAPAQDYRKYDVLLLVGLGIGATPFISILKDLLNNIVKMEEQADSVTDFSRHSDQSNGSTTSPSLDKVSGKRKKTLRTTNAYFYWVTREQVSFDWFKGVMNEVAELDQRGVIEMHNYLTSVYEEGDARSALITMVQALNHAKNGVDVVSGTRVRTHFARPNWKKVLSKICTKHANARIGVFYCGAPVLAKELGKLCQEYNQKGSTKFEFHKEHF is encoded by the exons atgagagGATTTTCGAAGCACGAACGTCGGTGGGGCTCCGACTCTGTTCCGGTGGATAGAGCCGTCAGCAGCTCCTCCTCCCCCGGGACCGACTCTGCCGCTGCGTCATCAGTAGGTACGGAAGAGTTCGTCGAGGTCACGCTTGATCTCCAAGACGATGACACCATCATTTTACGGAGCGTCGAACCGGCGACTGTCATCAACGTGGACAATGACGTCACTGTACTCACCGGCGGGAGTTTAAGCGGAGTTGAGACGCCAGTTTCAGGCTCGGCCAGCGTTTCTCGGTCCCCGACGATGAAGAGGAGCTCGTCCAACCGCCTTCTGCAGTTTTCCCAAGAGCTGAAGGCGGAGGCCAAGGCGAAGGCGAAGCAATTCTCCCAGGAGCTTAAGGCGGAGCTGCGGCGGTTTTCGTGGAGCCATGGACATGCATCACGTACTCCAGCCCCGTCGACAGGAGCAGGGAACAGTGGCTTGGAATCGGCTTTAGCGGCTCGCGCCATGCGTCGACAGCGAGCTCAGCTCGACCGAACTCGTTCCGGCGCTCAGAAAGCTCTGCGAGGACTCAAATTCATCAGTAACAGCAAAACTAACGGCGTTGATGCCTGGAACGAAGTTCAGGAAAATTTTTACAAGCTTGCTAAAGAGGGTTATCTTTACCGTGCCGATTTCGCACAATGCATAG GGATGAGAGATTCTAAGGAATTTGCGCTGGAATTATTTGATGCATTAAGCAGAAGGAGAAGATTGAAGGTGGAGAAGATCAGCCGAGATGAACTGTTCGAGTACTGGTCCCAGATCACCGATCAGAGTTTTGATTCTCGGCTTCAGATATTCTTTGACAT GGTGGACAAGAACGAAGATGGTCGAATTACTGAAGAGGAAGTTAAAGAG ATTATCATGCTAAGTGCTTCTGCAAATAAGTTATCAAGATTGAAGGAGCAAGCAGAGGAATATGCAGCTTTGATCATGGAAGAGTTAGATCCTGAAAGGCTTGGCTACATTGAG TTGTGGCAGCTGGAAACACTACTGCTTCAAAAGGACACGTATTTAAGCTACAGCCAAGCCCTGAGCTACACGAGCCAAGCTTTGAGCCAAAACCTACAAGGGCTGAGGAAAAAAGGCCCCATCAGAACTATGAGCACAAAATTGGTTTATTACGTGCAAGAAAATTGGAGGAGAATTTGGGTTCTGACGTTGTGGTTCGTGATTATGGTTGGACTCTTCACTTGGAAGTTTTATCAGTACAAGCAGAAGGATGCATTTAAGGTCATGGGCTACTGTCTCCTCACGGCTAAAGGTGCGGCTGAGACGCTTAAATTCAACATGGCTCTTGTTCTATTGCCTGTGTGCAGGAACACCATTACGTGGCTGAGGTCCACCAGGTTGGGGTATCTTGTGCCCTTTGACGACAACATCAACTTCCACAAG ACCATTGCAGCAGCCATTGTTATTGGTGTCATACTCCATGCTGGAAACCACCTTGCATGTGATTTTCCCAGGCTTATAAATGAAACTGATGAAACTTATGCTCATTATTTCTTCAATGTCTTCGGGCAACATAAGCCCCAATATTTGGACCTGGTACGAGGAGTTGAAGGTGTGACTGGAATTCTGATGGTTATCTTCATGGCAATTGCTTTCACTCTTGCAACGCGGTGGTTTAGGCGGAGCCTTGTTAAGTTGCCCAAGCCCTTTGACAGGCTTACTGGCTTCAATGCCTTCTGGTATTCACATCACCTGTTTGTGGTTGTTTACATCTTGCTCATCATTCATGGCTTTTTCCTTTACCTTGTGCACAAATGGTACCTTAAAACG ACATGGATGTTTCTAGCTGTTCCTGTACTTCTATATGCAGGGGAAAGGACCCTTAGATCCTTCCGCTCAGGATTCTATCCTGTCCGACTTCTAAAG GTTGCAATTTACCCTGGAAATGTCCTCACACTGCAAATGTCCAAGCCTCCTCAATTTCGATATAAGAGTGGACAGTACATGTTTGTCCAATGCCCAACTGTTTCTCCATTTGAATG GCATCCATTTTCCATTACTTCAGCTCCTGGAGATGACTACCTCAGCATTCATATCCGGCAGCTTGGTGATTGGACACAAGAACTTAAAAGGGTATTCTCAGAGGCTTGTGAACCTCCCATGGCTGGGAAAAGTGGGCTGCTTAGAGCAGATGAGACAACCAAGAGAAG TTTGCCAAAGCTATTAATTGATGGACCATATGGGGCTCCAGCACAAGACTATCGGAAGTACGATGTGCTGTTACTTGTTGGTCTTGGGATAGGAGCAACACCATTCATCAGTATCCTAAAAGATTTACTCAACAACATTGTCAAGATGGAGGAGCAGGCC GATTCAGTTACAGACTTCAGTAGGCATTCAGATCAGAGTAATGGATCCACAACATCTCCCTCTCTTGACAAGGTTTCTGGAAAACGCAAGAAGACATTAAGGACAACTAACGCTTACTTCTACTGGGTGACGAGGGAACAAGTATCATTCGATTGGTTTAAAGGTGTGATGAATGAAGTTGCTGAACTTGATCAAAGG GGCGTTATTGAGATGCATAACTACTTAACCAGTGTATATGAAGAAGGCGATGCACGTTCAGCTCTCATAACCATGGTTCAGGCACTTAATCATGCTAAAAACGGTGTTGATGTCGTATCTGGCACTAGG GTGCGAACACATTTTGCAAGGCCTAACTGGAAGAAAGTACTCTCTAAAATTTGCACCAAGCATGCTAATGCTAGGATAG GAGTTTTCTATTGCGGGGCTCCAGTCTTGGCCAAAGAGCTAGGTAAGCTTTGCCAGGAGTACAACCAGAAGGGTTCAACCAAATTCGAGTTCCATAAAGAGCATTTTTAG
- the LOC113705016 gene encoding late embryogenesis abundant protein At1g64065-like: MAEKYQQQQQVYPLAPSTIVPRSDAQESGTYESMELRKKKRMKRLVYIAAFAVFQTIIILVFALVVMRVKSPKVRLEDINVITNENGNIRLKAQVRIKNTNFGRYKFDSSIATLTSGGVSVGEFVIPDGRARLKSTKTYYVIVDVTSPSSSRRAGSNSGLLELNAKAELTGKVEFLMVLKKKKSAEMDCTMSVNLSTNSVQDLTCQ, encoded by the coding sequence ATGGCTGAAAAAtaccagcagcagcagcaggtgTACCCACTGGCACCATCTACTATTGTGCCCAGGAGTGATGCTCAAGAATCAGGTACCTATGAATCCATGGAGCtcaggaagaagaaaagaatgaaaaggTTAGTATATATCGCTGCGTTTGCTGTATTTCAGACAATAATCATCCTTGTTTTTGCCCTGGTGGTGATGCGCGTAAAATCACCTAAGGTAAGATTGGAGGACATCAATGTCATCACCAACGAGAATGGGAACATCAGGCTCAAGGCACAAGTCAGGATAAAGAATACTAATTTTGGGCGTTACAAATTTGATAGCAGCATAGCTACTTTGACCTCAGGAGGCGTATCGGTGGGAGAATTTGTGATCCCTGATGGGCGGGCCAGATTGAAATCCACCAAGACATACTATGTTATTGTGGATGTTACTAGCCCTTCAAGCTCTCGCAGAGCTGGCTCTAATTCTGGACTGCTGGAACTGAACGCTAAGGCTGAGTTGACTGGAAAAGTCGAATTCCTGATGGTgttgaagaagaaaaaatcTGCAGAAATGGATTGTACCATGTCGGTTAATTTGTCAACAAATTCTGTCCAGGACCTCACATGCCAGTGA
- the LOC113705018 gene encoding late embryogenesis abundant protein At1g64065-like, which translates to MPRNQQVEVEPLSPAAAPYWNNIDDDGLTVEYKRHRRHQKYVMCCGCVTALILIPVVVVCVLIFTVFGARCPKLRVNSLQIDGLDRVNWTDIRPNTNLSIIADVSVKNPNIASFKYNNASTILYYDGNIIGGAKTPGATAKAGRTLRLNVTMDILLAKFLNVSRLQADYLAGILPMSSYTRISGRVKIFNLIKRGVVVRTNCSMIVNVTSYTIKHQDCKRKVTL; encoded by the coding sequence ATGCCTAGGAACCAGCAAGTTGAAGTTGAACCTCTGTCCCCAGCCGCAGCCCCTTACTGGAACAACATAGATGATGATGGCCTCACCGTGGAATATAAGCGTCATCGCCGCCACCAGAAGTACGTCATGTGCTGTGGCTGCGTCACCGCCCTGATTTTGATTCCAGTGGTGGTTGTCTGTGTGCTAATCTTCACCGTTTTTGGTGCTAGATGTCCAAAACTAAGAGTGAACTCGCTCCAGATTGATGGGTTGGATCGTGTCAACTGGACTGATATTAGGCCTAACACAAATTTGTCCATCATAGCCGATGTCTCAGTGAAAAATCCAAATATAGCCTCCTTCAAATACAACAATGCATCAACCATTCTTTACTATGATGGGAACATCATCGGAGGAGCTAAGACACCAGGAGCAACTGCCAAGGCTGGTCGGACTCTCAGGTTGAATGTGACTATGGATATTCTGCTTGCCAAATTCCTGAATGTTTCCCGGCTGCAGGCTGATTATCTTGCAGGGATACTGCCAATGAGTAGCTACACCAGAATCAGTGGCAGGGTGAAAATTTTTAACCTTATAAAAAGGGGTGTTGTTGTAAGGACAAATTGCAGCATGATTGTTAATGTTACTAGTTATACCATTAAACATCAGGACTGCAAGAGAAAAGTTACTCTGTAG
- the LOC113703333 gene encoding late embryogenesis abundant protein At1g64065-like → MGEKEQAKPLAPASHRIHVEEGAEAQSMETKKYNRRRCIKCCGISTALILILAATMLVLAFTVFRVKKPVLKMNSVKVEGLDVAMEANFRLGTNVTLVADVSMKNPNVASFKLDNSTTYLFYGGKMVGEAKTPPGHARARRTMHMNITVDILADQLLDVHRLWSDLQAGALPMGSYTRISGKVNILNIIKKHVVVRMNCTMTVDIHSQSMRDQDCKKHVSF, encoded by the coding sequence ATGGGCGAGAAAGAACAGGCTAAGCCTTTGGCTCCGGCATCCCACAGGATCCACGTAGAGGAAGGAGCTGAAGCTCAGTCCATGGAGACTAAAAAGTACAACAGGAGGAGGTGCATCAAATGCTGTGGCATCTCTACCGCCCTCATATTGATTCTAGCTGCGACCATGTTGGTGCTTGCTTTCACCGTATTTCGCGTTAAAAAACCCGTTTTGAAGATGAACTCCGTCAAGGTCGAAGGATTGGACGTTGCTATGGAGGCAAATTTTCGTCTGGGGACAAACGTGACACTTGTAGCAGATGTCTCGATGAAAAATCCGAACGTGGCCTCCTTCAAGTTAGATAATTCGACGACTTATCTTTTCTATGGTGGCAAGATGGTTGGGGAAGCCAAGACTCCGCCGGGGCATGCCAGGGCGAGGCGGACGATGCATATGAATATCACGGTGGATATTCTGGCAGATCAACTGCTGGATGTGCACCGGCTGTGGAGTGATCTGCAAGCAGGGGCTTTGCCTATGGGTAGCTACACAAGAATAAGTGGTAAAGTCAACATTTTAAACATCATTAAGAAGCATGTTGTTGTGAGAATGAATTGCACTATGACTGTTGATATCCACAGCCAGTCCATGAGGGATCAGGACTGCAAGAAACATGTTTCCTTCTAG
- the LOC113703337 gene encoding probable membrane-associated kinase regulator 2 — MEAFSLLKYWRGGGAVFKCDGPTNLRAADSSSSSSAATTTIVTAVSPFSSDSDSDGGDDGPFFDLEFTLPEEDDDSDSEEQMKDHRDLVPNVDEQVENVSEKVKSDGGEVENDEEEEEEEEEGEEGEEIKFTLSSSSSGDSNDPNVSLSPSDDLFFKGRLVPIDSSSMILNAAEALPKFHPVSSILKSATKFRVQMLNFNKSKSNSRENHKKSEPQEKPENQERKQQTSKLFTVKLKVEEVPLVSLFTRDNSSKGTNSKSIKRNASNDGVVENTTDSNGPTDERKFSKDVMQKYLKKVKPLYVRVSKRYGDKLRFSGQLSFPKPGAGPPPTTAEVKSPTEKPTAMKGNGGGEGGEVACEVAGGSNVVKSTQKQGNLQAGLRVVCKHLGKSRSASSSVVTAPAAPVASNRRDDSLLQQQDGIQSAILHCKRSFNASRDLEASILSRSVSDPSHEKSVS, encoded by the exons ATGGAAGCATTTAGCTTACTCAAGTACTGGCGTGGTGGTGGTGCAGTTTTCAAATGTGACGGCCCTACTAACCTACGCGCTGCAGActcctcttcctcttcttccgcCGCCACCACCACCATAGTCACCGCGGTCAGTCCTTTCTCCTCAGACTCCGACTCTGACGGCGGCGACGATGGTCCCTTCTTTGACTTGGAATTCACTCTTCCAGAAGAAGATGACGACAGTGACTCCGAGGAACAAATGAAGGACCACAGAGATTTGGTCCCGAATGTTGATGAACAAGTAGAAAATGTGAGTGAAAAGGTAAAGAGTGATGGAGGAGAAGTAGAAAAtgacgaagaagaagaagaagaagaagaagaaggagaagaaggagAGGAGATTAAATTCACGCTTTCCTCCAGCTCCAGCGGCGACTCTAACGATCCAAATGTCTCGCTTTCTCCTTCCGATGACTTGTTCTTCAAAGGCCGTCTCGTTCCCATAGATTCTTCCTCCATGATTCTCAACGCCGCCGAAGCTCTCCCAAAATTTCATCCAGTTTCCTCCATTTTAAAATCCGCTACCAAATTTCGCGTCCAGATGTTGAACTTCAACAAATCCAAGTCCAATTCCCGCGAAAACCACAAAAAATCCGAACCCCAGGAGAAACCGGAGAATCAAGAAAGAAAGCAACAGACTAGTAAACTCTTCACTGTCAAGTTGAAGGTTGAAGAAGTTCCTCTGGTTTCTCTGTTCACCAGAGATAATAGTTCCAAGGGAACAAACAGCAAGTCAATTAAGCGGAATGCTAGTAACGACGGCGTCGTTGAGAATACCACTGATTCGAATGGCCCTACAGATGAGAGGAAGTTTTCCAAAGATGTCATGCAAAAGTATCTGAAGAAAGTTAAGCCGCTCTATGTTCGCGTTTCAAAAAGGTATGGAGATAAGCTGAGATTTTCCGGGCAGTTGAGCTTTCCAAAGCCCGGAGCTGGTCCACCTCCGACGACGGCGGAGGTGAAGTCTCCGACGGAGAAACCCACTGCCATGAAAGGGAATGGCGGTGGTGAGGGGGGCGAGGTGGCGTGTGAAGTCGCGGGAGGGAGTAATGTAGTGAAGAGCACTCAGAAGCAGGGGAATTTACAGGCTGGGCTCCGCGTTGTCTGTAAGCATTTGGGCAAAAGTCGGTCGGCGTCGTCGTCGGTGGTGACGGCTCCGGCGGCGCCTGTAGCCTCGAATCGACGGGATGATTCCCTGTTGCAGCAACAGGATGGGATCCAAAGTGCCATCCTGCATTGCAAAAGATCTTTCAATGCTTCTAGAG ATTTGGAGGCTTCGATTCTATCACGTTCAGTAAGCGATCCGTCACATGAGAAATCGGTGAGTTAG